Part of the Geobacter pickeringii genome, CCGTTATCCACCATCAATCCTTCAACCTGATGAAACATCGGTGAATGAGTGGCGTCGGAATCACACCGGTAAACCGTGCCCGGCGAAATGATCCGGACGGGCGGTGCATGCTTGAGCATGGTTCGCACCTGTACCGGAGAGGTGTGCGTGCGAAGAAGGATGTTATCATCAACAAAAAAGGTATCCTGCATATCCCGGGCAGGATGATCTTTTGGAAAATTGAGCGCTTCGAAGTTATAAAAATCGAGCTCGATCTCCGGACCTTCAGCTACCTGAAAGCCCAGACCTGCAAAAATCTCGGAAACTTCCTCGATCACCAACGAAACTGGGTGCTTAGTTCCACGTCCCACGCGACGCCCCGGCAGGGTTACGTCAAGACGTTCAGTTTCCAGGCGCTCCTTCTTGGCAGCCTCCCTGACGCAAGCCAATGCATCGTCAAGCCTCGCTTCCAATTGCATCTTGACCGTATTGACAATTTGCCCCACAGCCGGACGTTCTTCCGCGGGAAGAGTACCGAGTCCCTTCATGAGAGCAGTGAGAGCCCCCTTCTTGCCGAGATACTTGATGCGCAACTCCTGCAAAGCATCTTCACTTTTCGTTCCGGCTATCTCCTGTAGAGCGGACTGAAGCAGTTGATCAAGTTGTTCCTTCATTTAGGTTGACCTCTATAAAAAAAGAAATGGAACGCTTAGCATTCCATTTCTTTTTTTATCCGAATATTTGATTAAAACTGCGCTTTTGCGAGAGTTGCAATCTCTGCGAACCCTTGCGGGTCGGAAACCGCCAAGTCTGCCAAGACCTTCCGGTCGATCTCTACACTCGCCTTTTTAAGCCCAAAAATAAGCTTGCTGTAGGAAAGTCCGTTGAGTCGTGAGGCGGCATTTATTCGGGTTATCCAGAGGGCTCGAAAATCACGCTTCTTGACCTTGCGGTCACGGAACGCATAGTTGAGGGCTCTATCGACCGCTTCTGTTGCGCTCCGAAACAGTTTGCTTCTTGCCCCACGGTACCCTTTTGCCAACTTGAGAACTTTGTTTCTTCTCTGTCTCGCTTTGAATCCACGTTTTGCTCTTGGCATTTACTACTCCTTTTCTCTGGTATTGCGCCGGATCCGCAAGGGGAGACGTTTCCTCACGGTTCGCGGACGAAATCATGCCCCTTAACTACACGTAGGGGATCAGCTTTGCGATGTTCTTCTGATCAACAGCAGCAACCAAAGCGCCGGACCGAAGTTGACGCTTGCGCTTTCTCGTCTTGGAGGTGAGGATGTGACTCGTGAACGCGTGACTTCTCTTGATCTTTCCGGTTCCCGTCTTTTTGAAACGCTTGGCAGCGCCACGATTGGTCTTGATCTTGGGCATTGCTTTCTCCTTTTATGCGTGAATAAAATAAACTTACTATTTCTTCCCCTTCGGGGCGACAATCATGTACAAGCTACGGCCTTCCATTTTAGGCTTGAACTCAACCACAGCGATGTCATCCAACTCACTGGCAACCCGCTCAAGGGCCTTCAGACCGATATCGGTGTGGGTAATCTCACGGCCGCGGAAAACTAACGTCACTTTGGCCTTATTGCCTTCCTCAATGAAGCGCCTGACGTGCTTGATTTTGAACTGCAGATCATGCTCATCGGTCTTCGGACGCAGCTTCACTTCCTTCAACTGAACATGCGTCTGCTTCTTTTTTGCTTCCTGCATCTTCTTGCTCTGCTGGTACTTGAACTTGCCATAGTCCATGATCCGGCAGACCGGCGGCACCGCCGTCGGTGAAACCTCAACAAGATCCAGTTGCTGGCTATCAGCAAGCGACAGAGCCTCATGAAGCGGCATGATCCCGAGTTGTTCGCTGTTAGCACCAACAACCCTAACTTCACGTGCCCTGATGGCTTGATTGATATTTACTGTAGGCTTAGCTATGGCTCCACCTCCTATTTAAAGCTTTTCACTTCATCTGAAACAAACGAGGCAAATTCTTCCGGCTTCATGGCAGCAAGGTTCGCCCCGTTCCGGTACCGGGGAGTCACCGTCGCGCTTTCGACTTCCTTATCACCAATGACAAGCATGTAGGGAATTTTCTGCAACTGTGCTTCGCGGATTTTGTAGCCGAGCTTTTCATTGCGGAAATCCTTCAGCACTCTTACACCCAGCGAACGCAACAGTTCGAAGACTTCTGATGCGTAAGACAGCTGGCTGTCGGTCACAGTCAGAACTATTGCCTGAACCGGCGAGAGCCAGAGCGGGAAATTCCCGGCGAAGTGCTCTATGAGGACACCAATGAAACGCTCGATTGAACCGAGTATTACCCGGTGTACCATAACAGGACGCTTACGCTCTCCATCCGCGTCAACATACGTCAGATCAAATCGTTCGGGGAGCGTAAAATCGCACTGGATTGTAGCACACTGCCACTTTCTGTCAAGAGAGTCCCGCAGCTTGATATCTATCTTTGGACCGTAGAAGGCGCCATCACCCTCATTGATCTCATATGACCGACCCGAAGCCTTCAGTGCCCCCAACAGGGCTCCAGTAGCCCGTTCCCAGTCCTCATCGGAACCAATGGACTTTTCAGGACGAGTCGAGAGCTCCATCTCATACTCGAAGCCGAAGATACCCATCACATCATTGACGAACGAGATGACCCCCCTGATCTCCGCATCCAACTGTTCAGGGGTACAGAGGATGTGTGCATCGTCCTGAGTGAAGCATCTGACCCGGAGAAGACCGTGAAGAACGCCAGCGCGCTCATGACGATGCACCGTTCCGAGCTCGAAAAAACGGAGTGGCAGATCACGATAGCTACGGAGCTGAGACTTGTAGATCATCATGTGGCTCAAGCAGTTCATCGGCTTGATGCCAAACCCCTGACCTTCAACCTCAGTAAAATACATATTCTCACGGTAGTTATCATAATGCCCCGAACGTTGCCAAAGCTCGGTCTTGAGTATCTGTGGCCCAACCACGATATCATAACCGCGCCTCAGATGCTCCTTGCGCTCGAAATCCTCCAGAACGGTACGAAGCATCGCTCCCTTCGGATGCCAGATAACGAAACCGGCGCCAACCTCATCCGAAAATGAAAAGAGGTCAAGTTCGCGCCCGAGTTTCCGGTGATCGCGGCGCTTGGCCTCCTCAAGGCGCTCCAGATAAGCATCAAGTTCCTTTTTATCCACAAATGCGGTTCCGTAGACCCGCTGAAGCATCTTATTTTTCTCATCCCCGCGCCAGTAGGCACCAGCAAGCGTGGTCAACTTGAAAGCCTTGCATAAAGACGTGGACGGAAGATGGGGACCGCGACATAGGTCGACGAAATCCCCCTGCCGGTACAGGGAAACCGTGTCGCCATCAATTGCTTCAATGAGCTCAACCTTGTAGCTCTCTCCCATGTCCCGAAAAAGCTTGAGCGCCTCACCCTTTGAGACCACCTGCCGCTCGATCTTCTGACCCGTCCTGGCAAGCTCCCCCATCCGGGTCTCTATCTTCTCAATGTCCTCAGGACCAAAGGGGTGATCGATATCAAAATCGTAATAAAATCCGTTTTCAACGGCCGGACCGATAGTGACCTTTGCCTGAGGAAAAAGCTGCTTCACGGCTTGAGCCATGAGATGTGACGTTGAGTGCCGGATTATCTCCAAGGCCTCAGGAGACCTTTCCGTGACGATCTCAACCGCTGCACCGTCAAAAAGCGGCGTAGCAATATCCACCAGAGTGCCATCCAGCTTCCCAGCAATTGCGGCCTTGGCCAGACCAGCACCGATCGAAGCAGCCAAATCACGCACGGTCGAGCCTTCAGCGAGCACTCTTTCCGAACCATCCGGCAACCTAACCTTGACGTCACCCATAAAGATACCCCTTAACAGAAAGAGGCATCGAACCTTCGATGCCCCTTACGTTGAGTGCCACACCAGCAGTTTGAATGGTAGGCACGGGCGGTCTCGAACCGCCGACCTCTACCGTGTCAAGGTAGCGCTCTCCCCCTGAGCTACGTGCCTTCATGCAAAGCGGATTATCTAAATATCAACTGACTCAAAAGAAGTCAAGGCTTTTTATTGATGTGCGTCACATTTTCCCCGCGCCAAAAGAGTCAATACCGCATCCTCAACTTCGTCAACGGTTATTTCCGCCATGCAGCGGGCATCAATGGGACATTTTGGTGTATAGCCAAAGGTGGTGCAGGGAGAACAGGAAAGATGTTTGTTGATAACAATGTGATCTTTTCCCCGGGGCGCCCATTTCTGTTCCCTCCCCGGACCGAAGAGGGAAACGGTGGGAACACCGAGGCCAACGGCGATGTGGAGGATGCCGGAGTCACCGCTGACGAGAAGAGACGAGCGGGCGAGAACGGCGGCGGTTTCGGCGAGATTGGTGATGCCTGCAAAGTTCAGCACATCAGACCGCTCAATAACTGCAGCATCTTGCCGATCAACCGCTCCACCGACGACAACAACCTCAATCCGTTTCCGAAGTCGAGACGCCAGTTCAGCAAACCTGTCCCCCCCCCAACGGCGCTCGACAATGCTCGCCCCGGGAAAGAAAGCCACAAACGGCCTTCCGCCCAGAGCGGCAAGCAGCCTGTCAGCGACTTCGGCATCCCGGCCCGCAACTGCAAGAAACGGCGCAACTACCTCCCCTTCCCCATCACATCCGAGCGGGGCGAGGAGACGTCTGAAGCTGTCAGCTTCATAGACATCCTGATTGTAAGAGACTGGATGGGTAAGGAGACGCCGGCGATTGTTGGATGCAAAGCCGATCTTGGTTTCGGCCCGGACGATGCGTGCCATTACGGCCGAGAGGCGATGCCACTGCTCCGTATCAATGACAACATCGTATCTACGCCTGAGGGCATCGCAAAATTCCGAAGGGATGTCGTAACAGCGTACCGAGCGGATTCCAGGGCAGAGGGCGAAGATGCCGGCATTGCGCCGTTCCGCGAGAATGTCGATGGTGAGCTCGGGGAAACATTGGCGCAGAGCCCTCACAACGGGCACCAGATGCACCGCATCGCCAATGCCTCCAGGGCGGATAATGAGGACCGACTGCGGACGGGAAGGAACATCATGATGGGGAGGGA contains:
- the pheS gene encoding phenylalanine--tRNA ligase subunit alpha, coding for MKEQLDQLLQSALQEIAGTKSEDALQELRIKYLGKKGALTALMKGLGTLPAEERPAVGQIVNTVKMQLEARLDDALACVREAAKKERLETERLDVTLPGRRVGRGTKHPVSLVIEEVSEIFAGLGFQVAEGPEIELDFYNFEALNFPKDHPARDMQDTFFVDDNILLRTHTSPVQVRTMLKHAPPVRIISPGTVYRCDSDATHSPMFHQVEGLMVDNGVTFGDLKGILTTFVNQYFGKGTGVRLRPSFFPFTEPSAEVDIACVMCRGAGCRICKQSGWLEILGAGMIDPEVYRHVGYDSESISGFAFGMGVERIAMLKYGIGDMRLLFENDVRFLLQF
- the rplT gene encoding 50S ribosomal protein L20, which encodes MPRAKRGFKARQRRNKVLKLAKGYRGARSKLFRSATEAVDRALNYAFRDRKVKKRDFRALWITRINAASRLNGLSYSKLIFGLKKASVEIDRKVLADLAVSDPQGFAEIATLAKAQF
- the rpmI gene encoding 50S ribosomal protein L35 — protein: MPKIKTNRGAAKRFKKTGTGKIKRSHAFTSHILTSKTRKRKRQLRSGALVAAVDQKNIAKLIPYV
- the infC gene encoding translation initiation factor IF-3, translating into MAKPTVNINQAIRAREVRVVGANSEQLGIMPLHEALSLADSQQLDLVEVSPTAVPPVCRIMDYGKFKYQQSKKMQEAKKKQTHVQLKEVKLRPKTDEHDLQFKIKHVRRFIEEGNKAKVTLVFRGREITHTDIGLKALERVASELDDIAVVEFKPKMEGRSLYMIVAPKGKK
- the thrS gene encoding threonine--tRNA ligase translates to MGDVKVRLPDGSERVLAEGSTVRDLAASIGAGLAKAAIAGKLDGTLVDIATPLFDGAAVEIVTERSPEALEIIRHSTSHLMAQAVKQLFPQAKVTIGPAVENGFYYDFDIDHPFGPEDIEKIETRMGELARTGQKIERQVVSKGEALKLFRDMGESYKVELIEAIDGDTVSLYRQGDFVDLCRGPHLPSTSLCKAFKLTTLAGAYWRGDEKNKMLQRVYGTAFVDKKELDAYLERLEEAKRRDHRKLGRELDLFSFSDEVGAGFVIWHPKGAMLRTVLEDFERKEHLRRGYDIVVGPQILKTELWQRSGHYDNYRENMYFTEVEGQGFGIKPMNCLSHMMIYKSQLRSYRDLPLRFFELGTVHRHERAGVLHGLLRVRCFTQDDAHILCTPEQLDAEIRGVISFVNDVMGIFGFEYEMELSTRPEKSIGSDEDWERATGALLGALKASGRSYEINEGDGAFYGPKIDIKLRDSLDRKWQCATIQCDFTLPERFDLTYVDADGERKRPVMVHRVILGSIERFIGVLIEHFAGNFPLWLSPVQAIVLTVTDSQLSYASEVFELLRSLGVRVLKDFRNEKLGYKIREAQLQKIPYMLVIGDKEVESATVTPRYRNGANLAAMKPEEFASFVSDEVKSFK
- a CDS encoding glycosyltransferase family 9 protein, with the translated sequence MTVSKLFLKQADHLVGRIIASLLPVPPHHDVPSRPQSVLIIRPGGIGDAVHLVPVVRALRQCFPELTIDILAERRNAGIFALCPGIRSVRCYDIPSEFCDALRRRYDVVIDTEQWHRLSAVMARIVRAETKIGFASNNRRRLLTHPVSYNQDVYEADSFRRLLAPLGCDGEGEVVAPFLAVAGRDAEVADRLLAALGGRPFVAFFPGASIVERRWGGDRFAELASRLRKRIEVVVVGGAVDRQDAAVIERSDVLNFAGITNLAETAAVLARSSLLVSGDSGILHIAVGLGVPTVSLFGPGREQKWAPRGKDHIVINKHLSCSPCTTFGYTPKCPIDARCMAEITVDEVEDAVLTLLARGKCDAHQ